The Microbacterium esteraromaticum genome contains the following window.
AGGTCATCGCCACCGTCACCATCGCCGCGTACGTCAACCTCGGCGGTCTCGGCTGGCCCATCATCCAGGGCATCCCGCTGCGCCGTTTCGACCAGGTGCTGGGCGGTGCGATCCTCGTCGCCGCGCTCGCGCTGATCGCCGACCTGCTGCTCGCCGTTGCACAGCGCGCCGCCGTGCCCCACGGCGTCCGCGTGCAGCAGTCCGGAGCGCCGGCTTCCCGGCGCGCCGGGCGCGTAGCATCCGCCCCGGCCTGACAACGCCGACCCCGCCGACCAATCCTCCGCCTGACCCCAACCGAAAGGCATCCGAAATGTTCACCTCTCGCAAGACCCGCACCGCGCTCGCCGCGGGGGTCGTCCTGATCGCCGGAATCGCGCTGACCGGATGTGGAACGGGCGGCAACCCGCTCGACGAGCCCACCGACGACACCAGCGCCGACGGCGACACGATCGTCGTCGGATCGCAGGCCTACTACTCGAACGAGATCGTCGCCGAGATCTACGCGCAGGCGCTCGAGAACGCCGGCTTTACCGTCGACCGCCAGTTCAACATCGGTCAGCGCGACGCCTACATGCCCGAGATCGAGTCGGGCCGGATCATGCTGTTCCCCGAGTACACCGGCAACCTGCTGGAGTACCTCGACGACAGCGCGACGGCCACCAGTGCCGAAGACGTGTACGCCGCGCTGCAGCAGGCGCTGCCCGAGGGGCTGACAGCACTCGACTACGCCGAGGCCAGCGACCAGGACACGTACACGGTGCTGACCTCGTTCGCCGAGGAGAACGACCTGACCACCATCGCCGACCTGGCGAACCTCAGCGAGCCGGCCACGATCGGTGCGGCCCCCGAGTTCGAGCAGCGACCGTACGGCCCCACCGGGGCGAAGGACGTCTACGGTGTCGACGTGACGTTCTCGGCGACCGGCCCCGGCACGCT
Protein-coding sequences here:
- a CDS encoding ABC transporter substrate-binding protein encodes the protein MFTSRKTRTALAAGVVLIAGIALTGCGTGGNPLDEPTDDTSADGDTIVVGSQAYYSNEIVAEIYAQALENAGFTVDRQFNIGQRDAYMPEIESGRIMLFPEYTGNLLEYLDDSATATSAEDVYAALQQALPEGLTALDYAEASDQDTYTVLTSFAEENDLTTIADLANLSEPATIGAAPEFEQRPYGPTGAKDVYGVDVTFSATGPGTLDALLAGEIQVADIYTADPAFQTEDIVALEDPESMILASNVVPIASADVADAISEVINAVSAELGADDLVALNVQSTVDQMSSPEIATQWLQEAGLI